The following proteins are co-located in the Pseudomonas synxantha genome:
- a CDS encoding HlyD family type I secretion periplasmic adaptor subunit: MSQSKAAWVSEPPHNVLALDDKKYSRLGWWLVLGGFAGFLGWAALAPLDKGVAVPGKVMVSGHRKTVQHPAGGIVERIEVRDGDRVSAGQVLLRLKETPLRGQMQSLRSQYLASLASEARLSAESEGLPAIEFAPELLADPEAASTLSLQRRLFESRAQALATEQAGLRETIAGFEAQMRGTRDSQASKVQQRAALNEQLQGLRELARDGYIPRNRLLDSERLYAQIDGAIAEDAGRIGQMQRQVLELRLRIRQLGEDFQKDLRGQLAETRTRSDDLRNRLASAEFELANSLVRAPASGVVVGLEVYTEGGVIKPGQALMDIVPQGEPLLVEARVPVQMIDKVHPGLPVELMFSAFNQSTTPRVAGEVTLVSADRQVDERTDEPYYTLRAQVSAAGMQQLDGVQIRPGMPVEAFVKTGERSMLNYLFKPLLDRTHMALVEE, from the coding sequence ATGAGCCAGAGCAAAGCTGCATGGGTCAGTGAGCCGCCGCACAACGTGCTGGCGCTGGATGACAAAAAATATTCGCGCCTGGGTTGGTGGCTGGTGCTTGGAGGCTTTGCCGGCTTTCTTGGCTGGGCGGCGCTGGCACCGTTGGACAAGGGCGTGGCCGTGCCGGGCAAGGTCATGGTCTCGGGCCATCGCAAGACGGTGCAGCACCCGGCGGGCGGGATCGTCGAGCGTATCGAGGTGCGTGACGGTGACCGGGTCAGTGCCGGCCAGGTGTTGTTGCGCTTGAAGGAAACTCCGTTGCGCGGGCAGATGCAGTCGCTGCGCAGCCAATACCTCGCGTCCCTGGCCAGCGAAGCGCGCTTGAGTGCAGAAAGCGAAGGTTTGCCGGCGATCGAGTTTGCACCTGAGCTGCTGGCCGATCCTGAAGCCGCCTCCACCCTGAGTCTGCAACGCCGGCTGTTCGAAAGCCGTGCCCAGGCACTGGCCACCGAACAGGCGGGCCTGCGCGAAACCATCGCCGGCTTTGAGGCGCAAATGCGCGGTACGCGGGACTCCCAGGCGAGCAAAGTGCAACAGCGGGCGGCGTTGAATGAACAACTGCAGGGCCTGCGTGAGTTGGCGCGCGACGGCTACATCCCACGCAATCGCCTGCTTGACAGCGAGCGGTTGTACGCGCAAATCGATGGCGCTATCGCCGAGGATGCTGGACGCATCGGCCAGATGCAGCGCCAGGTGCTGGAATTGCGTTTGCGCATCCGCCAGCTCGGTGAAGACTTCCAGAAAGACTTGCGCGGCCAGTTGGCCGAGACCCGCACTCGCAGCGACGACCTGCGCAATCGCCTGGCCTCGGCTGAGTTTGAACTGGCCAACAGCCTGGTACGCGCACCGGCATCCGGCGTGGTGGTGGGGCTGGAGGTGTACACCGAGGGCGGCGTGATCAAGCCCGGCCAGGCCCTGATGGACATCGTGCCCCAGGGCGAGCCGCTGCTGGTGGAAGCACGGGTGCCGGTGCAGATGATCGACAAGGTGCACCCCGGGTTGCCGGTGGAATTGATGTTTTCGGCGTTCAACCAGTCCACTACGCCACGGGTGGCGGGTGAAGTCACGCTGGTGTCCGCCGACCGTCAGGTCGATGAGCGCACCGACGAGCCGTACTACACGTTGCGGGCCCAGGTCAGTGCGGCCGGCATGCAGCAACTGGACGGCGTGCAGATCCGCCCGGGCATGCCGGTGGAAGCCTTCGTCAAGACGGGCGAGCGCTCGATGCTCAACTACCTGTTCAAGCCCTTGCTGGACCGCACCCATATGGCCCTGGTGGAAGAATGA
- a CDS encoding TonB-dependent receptor: MSALTKGRITGSRLALAIHLGVLAVAAPVHAVEPAAGAAQSAVLRFDIPAQSLGSAVLAFADQAGLQVLFDSQRLQGLSSTALKGSFGVQEGLGRLLGAAPVEYRFTGERQVTLNRVEQQAGALALATTTVTGLHKQDWVYSTPRSVSVVGREQLDRNPPRHAAEMLEEAPGVYSAVSQQDPGLSVNIRGIQDYGRVNMSVDGMRQNYQQSGHQQRNGTLYVDPQLLSEVVIEKGATSTQGGAGVIGGVANFRTVEAADLLKGGKEIGGRIRLTSGLGGRSNGTHFIGSSAFAVGTDVWDMLVAASERHLGDYNPGTKGSIGELRTGAAFMPASEERIKNTTVAYSGSVMRSRLLKLGLNLPSEQRLQLSYLATDVDYDDVNMMTAEKVQLWEKLGSSDVRAQNVALDYSYAPDNPLIDFKAKLYYVDTRNEQSTLARGINKAYDVTYQTNTYGLQAQNISTFALTELAALKANYGLEFFYDKVRPDSNQAVEAGSAVKASAAESITPKGDRAMGSVFGRLDFDYDGWLNLNAGLRYDRYRLRGETGLNTRTFIIGTTRQIGVPVNYDVDREEGRFSPTFGLSIKPGVDWLQLFATYGKGWRPPAVTETMVSGRPHGGGSESILPNPYLKPERSIAWEVGFNVLREDLLFAEDRVGMKVSYFNTRVDDFSYMALGVQPPGYGNVNIGSAAYVNNLETTRFRGLEYQLDYDAGFAYGQFNYTRMLGSNKFCSKTAWLGGVTKTQKRPGNRAPVDAMVPDDAANAGVGCSAILGSSEHMPMDRGTATLGARFFERKLDVGVRARYSAGYYVKGGAGVTTSQTGVYPADWKPYTVYDLYGSYRATDQLTLRLAMENVTDRAYLVPLGDVLAFTLGRGRTLQGTVEYQF, from the coding sequence ATGTCAGCACTCACCAAGGGGCGTATCACCGGCAGTCGGTTGGCCCTGGCCATTCACCTGGGGGTGTTGGCCGTCGCCGCGCCGGTCCATGCCGTGGAACCTGCGGCCGGTGCCGCCCAATCCGCGGTGCTGCGGTTCGATATCCCTGCGCAATCGCTCGGCAGTGCGGTGTTGGCTTTCGCCGACCAGGCCGGGCTGCAAGTGCTGTTCGACAGTCAACGCCTGCAAGGCCTGAGCAGCACCGCGCTCAAGGGTAGCTTTGGCGTGCAGGAAGGGCTTGGCCGCCTGCTGGGGGCCGCGCCGGTTGAATACCGCTTTACCGGGGAGCGCCAGGTCACCTTGAACCGGGTTGAGCAACAGGCCGGTGCCCTGGCCTTGGCGACCACTACAGTCACCGGCCTGCATAAGCAGGACTGGGTGTATTCAACCCCGCGCTCGGTGAGCGTGGTCGGTCGCGAACAGTTGGACCGCAACCCGCCTCGGCATGCCGCCGAGATGCTTGAAGAGGCGCCTGGGGTCTACTCCGCCGTCAGCCAGCAAGACCCAGGGCTGTCCGTGAATATCCGCGGTATCCAGGACTATGGCCGGGTCAATATGTCTGTCGATGGCATGCGCCAGAATTACCAGCAGAGCGGTCACCAGCAACGCAATGGCACGTTGTATGTCGACCCGCAATTGTTGTCCGAAGTCGTGATCGAAAAGGGCGCGACCTCCACCCAGGGCGGTGCGGGCGTGATTGGCGGGGTGGCCAACTTTCGTACGGTGGAGGCCGCTGACTTGCTCAAGGGCGGCAAGGAAATCGGCGGGCGCATTCGCCTCACCTCAGGGTTGGGCGGGCGCAGCAACGGTACCCATTTCATCGGCAGCTCGGCGTTTGCCGTGGGCACCGATGTGTGGGACATGCTGGTGGCCGCCAGTGAGCGTCACCTGGGCGATTACAACCCTGGCACCAAGGGCAGCATTGGCGAGTTGCGTACCGGCGCGGCGTTCATGCCGGCCAGTGAAGAGCGCATCAAGAACACCACCGTGGCCTATTCGGGTTCGGTGATGCGTTCGCGCCTGCTCAAGCTGGGGCTGAACCTGCCGTCTGAGCAGCGTTTGCAACTGAGTTACCTGGCCACCGACGTCGACTACGACGACGTCAACATGATGACCGCCGAAAAGGTGCAGTTATGGGAAAAGCTCGGCAGCAGCGACGTCAGGGCACAGAACGTTGCGCTGGATTACAGCTATGCGCCGGACAACCCGCTGATCGACTTCAAGGCCAAGCTCTACTACGTAGACACCCGCAATGAGCAATCCACCCTGGCCCGGGGTATCAACAAGGCTTACGACGTCACCTATCAAACCAATACCTACGGCTTGCAGGCGCAGAACATTTCGACCTTTGCCCTGACGGAACTGGCCGCACTCAAGGCCAACTATGGGCTGGAGTTTTTCTACGACAAGGTACGGCCGGATTCCAATCAGGCCGTGGAAGCTGGCTCTGCGGTGAAGGCCTCGGCAGCCGAAAGCATCACGCCCAAAGGTGATCGTGCGATGGGCAGTGTGTTCGGGCGCCTGGATTTCGACTACGACGGTTGGCTGAACCTCAACGCCGGCTTGCGTTATGACCGCTATCGGCTGCGCGGCGAAACCGGCTTGAACACCCGCACGTTCATCATCGGCACCACCCGCCAGATCGGCGTGCCGGTGAACTACGACGTGGATCGCGAGGAAGGTCGCTTCTCGCCGACCTTCGGCCTGTCGATCAAGCCAGGTGTCGATTGGCTGCAACTGTTCGCCACCTACGGCAAGGGCTGGCGCCCGCCGGCGGTGACCGAAACCATGGTCAGCGGCCGGCCCCATGGCGGTGGTTCGGAGTCGATTCTGCCCAACCCCTACCTCAAGCCGGAGCGATCCATCGCGTGGGAAGTGGGCTTCAATGTGCTCAGGGAAGACCTGCTGTTCGCCGAGGATCGCGTGGGCATGAAGGTGTCCTACTTCAACACCCGGGTCGATGATTTTTCCTATATGGCCCTGGGCGTACAGCCGCCCGGTTATGGCAACGTCAATATCGGCAGTGCAGCGTATGTGAACAACCTGGAGACCACACGTTTTCGTGGTCTCGAATACCAGCTCGATTACGACGCCGGGTTTGCCTACGGCCAGTTCAACTACACGCGCATGCTCGGCAGCAACAAATTCTGTAGCAAGACCGCCTGGCTCGGCGGCGTGACCAAGACCCAGAAACGCCCGGGCAACCGTGCGCCGGTGGACGCGATGGTGCCGGACGACGCGGCCAATGCCGGCGTGGGCTGCAGCGCGATCCTGGGCTCCTCCGAACACATGCCCATGGACCGCGGCACCGCGACCCTGGGCGCACGGTTCTTCGAACGCAAGCTGGATGTGGGCGTCCGCGCCCGCTACAGCGCCGGTTATTACGTCAAAGGCGGCGCCGGGGTGACCACTTCGCAAACCGGCGTCTACCCCGCCGACTGGAAGCCGTACACCGTCTACGACCTGTACGGCAGCTATCGCGCCACCGACCAGTTGACCCTGCGTCTGGCCATGGAAAACGTCACCGACCGCGCCTACCTGGTGCCGTTGGGCGATGTGCTGGCCTTCACCCTGGGGCGTGGGCGCACCTTGCAGGGCACCGTTGAATATCAGTTCTGA
- a CDS encoding TolC family outer membrane protein, with protein sequence MKALLFTLCFSCTSAAQALGLLDVYDLALRNDPTFQAAIQEREAGEENRVIGRAALLPNLSWNYNNSRNESEVTQSTALGNVTSARNYRSYASTLTLQQPLLDYEAYARFRQGTAQALMADERFRGKSQELAVRVLGAYSQALLAQERIELSRAQKRAYAERLQLNDRLLKGGEGTRTDVLETQARLSLAQAEEIESLDAQDSALRELEAIVGQPLQIEALAPLARQFDIAPLEPNRFETWRELAMANNPELKSQHHALDVASYEVERKRAGHLPKVSLYASSRQTSSDSESSYNQKYDTNSVGIQVSLPLFAGGSVSASTRQAANQLSQAQYELDAQTAATLVELRKQFNLNTSGEAKVRAYEMAVSSATALVTATKKSVSGGERVNLDVLDAEQQLFTARRDLANARHAYLLARIQLKYYAGLLSEQDLRALAGYFQPSA encoded by the coding sequence ATGAAGGCGTTGCTGTTCACCCTCTGTTTCAGCTGTACATCGGCCGCGCAGGCCTTGGGTTTGTTGGACGTTTATGACTTGGCCCTGCGCAATGATCCAACTTTTCAGGCCGCGATCCAGGAGCGTGAAGCCGGTGAAGAAAACCGCGTGATCGGGCGGGCGGCCCTGCTGCCGAACCTGTCTTGGAATTACAACAATTCGCGCAATGAATCGGAAGTGACCCAGAGCACCGCGCTCGGCAATGTCACCAGCGCCCGTAACTATCGCAGCTACGCCTCGACCCTGACCTTGCAGCAACCGCTGCTGGATTACGAAGCCTACGCACGCTTTCGCCAAGGCACGGCCCAGGCGCTGATGGCTGATGAGCGCTTTCGCGGCAAGAGCCAGGAACTGGCGGTGCGGGTGCTGGGCGCCTACAGCCAGGCGTTGCTGGCCCAGGAGCGCATCGAGTTGAGCCGAGCGCAGAAACGCGCCTATGCCGAACGTCTGCAACTCAATGATCGCCTGCTCAAAGGCGGTGAAGGCACGCGCACCGATGTGCTCGAAACCCAGGCGCGCCTGAGCCTGGCCCAGGCCGAGGAAATCGAGTCCCTGGATGCCCAGGACAGCGCCTTGCGCGAGCTGGAGGCCATTGTCGGCCAGCCGCTGCAGATCGAAGCGCTGGCGCCCCTGGCCCGCCAATTCGATATTGCACCGCTGGAACCGAATCGCTTCGAAACCTGGCGTGAACTGGCCATGGCCAACAACCCTGAACTCAAGTCCCAGCACCACGCACTGGACGTGGCTTCTTATGAAGTGGAACGCAAGCGCGCCGGGCACTTGCCTAAGGTCAGCCTGTACGCCAGCAGCCGCCAGACCAGCTCCGACTCAGAAAGCAGCTACAACCAGAAGTACGACACCAACAGCGTCGGCATCCAGGTCAGCCTACCGCTGTTTGCGGGCGGCTCGGTCTCGGCTTCCACGCGCCAGGCGGCCAACCAGCTGTCCCAGGCCCAATACGAGCTCGACGCGCAAACCGCCGCCACGCTGGTGGAATTGCGCAAGCAATTCAACCTCAATACCAGCGGCGAGGCGAAGGTGCGGGCCTATGAAATGGCGGTGAGTTCCGCGACAGCGCTGGTGACCGCCACGAAGAAAAGCGTCAGTGGCGGCGAACGGGTCAACCTCGACGTGCTTGATGCCGAACAACAACTCTTCACCGCCCGCCGCGACCTGGCCAATGCGCGGCATGCCTACCTGCTGGCGCGCATTCAGTTGAAGTATTACGCGGGGTTGCTGAGCGAGCAGGATTTGCGAGCGCTGGCCGGGTATTTCCAGCCGTCGGCATGA
- a CDS encoding type I secretion system permease/ATPase, with product MTRPGAKRTNEMLAALTAYKSAFFNIGLFSAVINLLMLAPALYMLQVYDRVLASGNQMTLLMLTLMILGLFGLMGALEWVRSQVVIRLGTQMDMRLNQRVFDAAYEAQLKGGTQAAGQALHDLTTLRQFATGQALFAFFDAPWFPVYLLVIFLFHPWLGLLALGGALLLIALAWANHHVSQAPMALASQLSISASQQATANLRNADTIEAMGMLATLRGRWFSQHQAFLVQQNLASEKTAVVTAWSKGVRLALQSLVLGLGAWLAVNGDITPGMMIAGSILMGRVLSPIDQLIGVWKQWSSARLAYERLSLMLQDNPARPVRMALPVPKGLVSVEQISACAPGSRRPALANLGFSLPAGDVLGVIGPSGCGKSTLARVLVGAWAPLAGKVRLDGADLVLWDKQQLGPHIGYLPQDIQLFAGSIAQNIARFETVEADKVLAAAQMAGVHELILQLPQGYDTLLGEGGAGLSGGQKQRVALARALYGLPALIVLDEPNANLDEVGEQALLQAIAQLKQQRRTLILITHKPNVLSLTDQLLILKDGQMQAFGPTARVLEARQKPVVSKPVSSMSMSYRFGEGKPA from the coding sequence ATGACTCGGCCCGGTGCCAAGCGCACGAATGAGATGCTGGCTGCACTGACGGCCTATAAAAGTGCCTTCTTCAACATCGGCCTGTTCTCGGCGGTGATCAACCTGCTGATGCTGGCTCCGGCGCTGTATATGTTGCAGGTGTATGACCGGGTATTGGCCTCGGGCAACCAGATGACGCTGCTGATGCTGACGCTGATGATCCTCGGCCTGTTCGGCTTGATGGGGGCGCTGGAGTGGGTGCGCAGTCAGGTGGTGATTCGCCTCGGCACGCAGATGGACATGCGCTTGAACCAGCGTGTCTTCGACGCCGCCTATGAAGCGCAGCTCAAGGGCGGCACCCAGGCCGCGGGCCAGGCACTGCACGATCTGACCACCTTGCGCCAGTTCGCCACCGGCCAGGCGTTGTTCGCCTTTTTCGATGCGCCATGGTTTCCGGTGTACCTGTTGGTGATCTTCCTGTTCCACCCCTGGCTGGGCCTGCTGGCGCTGGGCGGTGCGCTGCTGTTGATTGCCCTGGCCTGGGCCAACCATCATGTCAGCCAGGCGCCGATGGCCCTGGCCAGCCAACTGTCGATCAGCGCCAGCCAGCAGGCCACGGCCAACCTGCGCAATGCCGACACCATCGAAGCCATGGGCATGCTCGCGACCTTGCGCGGGCGCTGGTTCAGCCAACACCAGGCATTTCTGGTGCAGCAGAACCTGGCCAGTGAAAAGACTGCCGTGGTTACCGCCTGGTCCAAGGGCGTACGCCTGGCCCTGCAATCCCTGGTACTGGGTTTGGGCGCCTGGTTGGCGGTCAACGGCGACATCACCCCGGGGATGATGATTGCCGGGTCGATCCTGATGGGCCGGGTGCTCAGCCCCATCGACCAGTTGATCGGCGTGTGGAAGCAGTGGAGTTCGGCGCGTCTGGCCTATGAGCGCTTGTCACTGATGCTCCAGGATAACCCGGCGCGCCCGGTACGCATGGCCCTGCCCGTGCCCAAGGGTCTGGTGAGCGTGGAGCAGATCAGCGCCTGTGCCCCTGGCAGTCGCCGGCCGGCGCTGGCCAACCTGGGTTTCAGCCTGCCAGCGGGTGACGTACTCGGTGTTATCGGGCCGTCGGGCTGCGGCAAATCGACACTGGCCCGGGTGCTGGTGGGTGCCTGGGCACCCCTGGCCGGCAAGGTGCGCCTCGATGGCGCCGACCTGGTTCTCTGGGATAAGCAGCAACTGGGTCCGCATATCGGTTACTTGCCCCAGGACATCCAGTTGTTCGCCGGCAGCATCGCGCAAAACATCGCGCGCTTTGAAACGGTGGAAGCCGACAAAGTCCTCGCTGCGGCGCAAATGGCTGGCGTGCATGAGCTGATCCTGCAACTGCCCCAAGGCTACGACACCCTGCTGGGCGAAGGCGGAGCGGGTTTGTCCGGTGGGCAAAAACAACGCGTCGCCCTGGCGCGTGCGCTGTACGGCCTGCCGGCGCTGATTGTGCTGGATGAGCCCAACGCCAATCTCGACGAAGTGGGCGAGCAGGCGCTGCTGCAAGCCATCGCCCAGCTCAAGCAACAGCGCCGCACCCTGATTCTGATCACCCACAAACCCAACGTGCTGAGCCTGACCGACCAGTTGCTGATCCTCAAGGACGGCCAGATGCAGGCGTTCGGCCCGACGGCGCGGGTGTTGGAGGCGCGGCAAAAACCTGTGGTCAGCAAGCCGGTGTCGAGCATGAGCATGAGCTACCGCTTCGGTGAAGGAAAACCCGCATGA
- a CDS encoding heme acquisition protein HasA, producing the protein MSISISYSTTYAASTVAQYLSDWSAYFGDLNHREGSVKEGVNTGGFNPGPFDGTQYGVSSSVSDAAVVAEGSLHYTLFNPPTHTLWGSLDALTLGDTLAGGASSGGYSIANQEVSFTNLGLSSLQSEGRDGQVHKIVYGLMSGDSSALASAIDTLLKGIDPSLSVNSTFDQLAAAGVAHQDSAAFAAADVGLVGIQDAPQDFAMAA; encoded by the coding sequence ATGAGCATTTCTATTTCATACAGCACGACCTACGCCGCTAGCACCGTTGCCCAGTATCTGAGCGATTGGTCGGCCTACTTCGGTGATCTCAACCACCGTGAAGGTTCGGTCAAAGAGGGTGTGAACACCGGTGGTTTCAATCCTGGACCGTTCGATGGCACTCAATACGGCGTTTCGAGCAGTGTCAGTGATGCCGCCGTGGTCGCCGAAGGCAGCCTGCATTACACCTTGTTCAATCCGCCGACTCACACGCTGTGGGGTTCGCTCGACGCTCTGACCCTGGGCGACACCCTGGCCGGTGGCGCAAGCAGCGGTGGCTACAGCATCGCCAACCAGGAAGTCAGCTTCACCAACCTGGGCCTGTCGAGCCTGCAGTCCGAAGGCCGTGACGGCCAGGTGCACAAAATCGTGTACGGCCTGATGAGCGGTGACAGTTCGGCATTGGCTTCGGCCATCGATACCTTGCTCAAGGGCATCGACCCAAGCCTGTCGGTCAATTCCACCTTCGATCAACTGGCCGCGGCCGGTGTGGCACATCAGGACTCGGCTGCATTCGCCGCAGCCGATGTGGGTCTGGTCGGCATTCAGGACGCGCCTCAAGACTTCGCCATGGCCGCCTGA